From Sphingopyxis sp. USTB-05, the proteins below share one genomic window:
- a CDS encoding cytochrome b, giving the protein MTIEKKSDSYSRPSIILHWLTVLVIAAVYAAIELREFWPKGSVSREALKNWHFMLGLSVFGLVWLRIMARLIWPAPAPLEGPGWRKLIANATHFALYLLMIGMPIAGWLILSAEGKPIPFFGLELPPLAAPNHALAEEVEDLHGLGGTIGYWLIGFHAAAALFRHYVLKDSLLFRMRYARI; this is encoded by the coding sequence ATGACGATTGAGAAAAAATCCGATTCTTACAGTCGGCCATCGATAATCCTCCACTGGCTTACGGTGCTGGTCATCGCTGCGGTCTACGCCGCTATCGAGCTACGGGAATTCTGGCCAAAAGGCAGTGTGTCCCGTGAAGCGCTCAAGAACTGGCACTTCATGCTTGGACTATCCGTCTTCGGACTCGTCTGGCTCAGGATCATGGCGCGGCTCATATGGCCGGCACCAGCGCCTTTGGAAGGGCCGGGCTGGCGGAAACTGATCGCAAACGCCACTCACTTTGCTTTATATCTTCTGATGATCGGAATGCCGATCGCCGGCTGGCTCATCCTCAGCGCTGAGGGCAAACCCATTCCCTTCTTCGGTTTGGAGCTGCCGCCCTTGGCGGCCCCAAACCATGCACTGGCGGAAGAGGTCGAAGACCTCCACGGCCTGGGCGGCACAATCGGATATTGGCTAATCGGTTTCCACGCAGCAGCAGCATTGTTTCGCCACTATGTTCTAAAAGACAGTCTTCTCTTTCGGATGCGCTATGCTCGGATTTGA